AGCAAAGGACTGACCTCATATGAAATAATCATGCCCTCGTACATCTTTTCTTCCGCATGCGAAGAGGTGATATCAAACCCCATATGATCCGGAGTAATCAACTTGAGATTCCTTGGAGAGGATATAAAATCCCAAAGCTCCGCCTTACTTGCATCGATCACCTGTGCTTTGAAGTATTGATAAAAAGCCATGTCTAGAGCTGTGATATTTGTTGAAACAAGCGCTGAGCCTCCATTAGCTTTTGCTCTAATCTCCGGTCTATAAATTGCCCTTTTTGGGTAGTGAATTCGTGAACTTCAGACATTATTCTGTCGTACCTTTCTTCCAATTTCTCCTTTGCAGACTTAGATTTTTTTCTAAAAAATGACACCATAGTTGTAGGATTAAGTATTTAATTGTTGAAGTACATGATCAGCTTCTGCCATCTTCTGGTCGCTCAATGCTCGATTGATTGTTGACAATCGGTGAGCCTCATTTAGCAGTTTTGCGTATTTCTTTTCCAGTTTTCTTTTTGCTGACCTTTGAAAATAACTTCTGAACATATTTCTAAAAATTTAAAAATGATCGAGGACGCGTCTCGTCCTCGATCTTCACTCTACAATAACCAATTACGTTTCTTTTATGGGATCAACAACACTTCGTCAATCACATGTATTACACCATTCGTAGCATGAACATTTGTACCCGTAATGTTGGCACTCGTGTTAATGGTTAATTCTGTTAAATCGAATGTTAAATCCGTTCCTTCTACAGAGGCTACTTTGTTGGCAGTTAGTGCTCCAGCCAAGTCTACATCATACACTCTACCCGATACAACATGGTATTTCAAAACATCTACCAATGTAGCAATCGGAATGTCATTCAAAGTAGTCCATGACTCATTGCTGTCCAACAATTCGGTAAAAGCAGCGTCCGTAGGTGCAAAAACTGTGTAAGGACCTGCGCCATTCAAAACAGCAACTAAATCTTGTGGAGATCCTTCTCCTGCCGTCCTTGTTAGGGCAGCTAATAGAGAAGTAAATGATCCATCGTCGGCAAGTGCTGAGGTTACATCCACTATTGTTCCAGCTGCTGGCTCCAATACTTCGTCAATGATATGCACCACACCAGTACCAGATTCCACATCCACTGTGGTGATCTCGGCTGACCCATTGATGAAATTTCCTGCATCAACTAAAGAAAAGTAGATGTCATCACCTTGCAAGGTTTCAGCGTTCGCTGGAATTCCGGAACTTAATACCTTAGATCCTACCACATGATATTTTAATATATCTGCTACTGCTGCTGAGGTTGCAGCATCCAAATCGATACCCGATGCTGTAAATGCCTCATTTGTAGGAGCAAAAATTGTTAGTGCTTCTGCATCTAAAATGGTAGTAACTAAGTCTGCTTTTACTGCAGCAGTTATTAGAGTGGTAAAGTTCTTGTTGAAATAAGCTGGTTCGAGAACAGTTCCTACGAATGCCAATACATCCTCAGGCACAAGTACGGCATCGATAGTATGAATAATGCCATTAGTCGTTTCTACATCAAATGGGCTAACAACCTTCGCTCCATTCACCGTAATTCCACCCTCAGTTGCCAATGTAATTTCGTCACCTTGAAGTGTAGCTACATTACCAGCTGTAACCGCTGAAGAAGGTACTTCTCCACTTACTACATGATACTTCAGAATCTCTACAAGGACGTCTACAGGGACATCATCAATGCTCTCCTGGCCAATTGTAGTCAATAACGTTGCAAATGCAGCATCTGTCGGAGCAAAAACTGTGAATGGTCCGTCAGCCTGTAATGCACTTATTAAATCAGCTCGAGTTAAAGCAGCGGCTAATGAACTATAACCGCTAGCTACTGCAGTTGCTACAATATCTTTGGTTGGAGATAATTCGAAGCCCTCAGGTACTAATACTTCATCGATAGCATGTACAACGCCATTAGAAGCAGCTAAATCAAAAGGAGAAACTACAGAAACGCCATTGACTGTAATGCCATCTGAAGTAGCTAATGTAATATCGGCTCCATTCACAGTAGTTACGTCTCCATCAGCTACATCCGCGGAATAAACCTCTGCAGCGACCACGTGATAAGTCAAAACTTCGACCAAGTCTAAGTTTGAGATATCTCCTAAACCATCTACACCTAGATCAATCAGCAATTGTGCAAATGCGGCATCCGTTGGTGCAAAAACAGTGAAAGGACCATCACCTTGCAAAGTTTCAATCAATCCAGCCTGCGTTGCTGCAGCAGCTAAAATATTGAAATCATTAGCCTGTAGTACAGCGACGATATCATTTGATGAATCGTCTCCATCCATGTTGTTGTCATCGTCATCACAGCTTACCATGACTAACGAAACTGAAAATAATAATAAGAAGGATAATAAGAATGTATTTTTCATGTCTAACATATTTTTGTTTTTCTTAGACAATATTACGAGACCGTTACATTTTTGTTTAATTTATTTAATATTTTTTTAGACATTTTAAACAAAAGTGCCTCTAATGAGTATTAGTAAGGGGTAACAAATATTTTTTGTTCATCTTTACGTACATAAAATCTAGACATGATTACTTATACCGTAGCACAAGTTGAATCATTAACAGGTATTTCTGCACATTCTCTTAGAGTATGGGAGCGACGATACAACTTCATTAAACCTCATAGAACCGAGACTAATATTAGATACTACTCCGATAAACAATTGAAAAAATTGATCAATGTGGGTATTCTACTCAAGCATAATTATAAGATATCCAAAGTCGCAGCCATGGACGACAACAAAATCCATGATCTTATAAGTAGCATTCTCCTAGGCCAGCAGGAAAACTATCAAGACGATATTAAATCTCTGACCGTGTCGATGATTGACCTGGATGAAGCTGGATTCAACAAGCTATTCAACACACACATCAATAAAAATGGGTTGGTCAATACTTTCATTCAGCTCATTTATCCCTTTCTTCAACATGTAGGTGTGCTATGGGGGATTAATAAAACTATGCCTGCCCAAGAGCATTTCATTTCTAACCTCATCAGACAGAAGTTGATCTCTGCAACCGAAAATTTACCTTTAGCAAGGTCTGAAGCCCCGAGTCTATTACTTTATTTATTTGAAGGTGAAGACCATGAGATTGGTTTATTATTGGCCAATTACATCGCCAAGGAATTGGGATGGAAAACCTATTATTTAGGTTCAAATGTCCCTTATGAAAATATTGAGATCATATCTAAACAAACGTCGCCTGATCTCCTGTTTACCATGTTCGTATCTCCCCGAAAATCCAAATTTGCACAAGCTATGGATGATTTTTTAAAGAATATCAATACCAAAATGCTTTATTCGGGTCACGGCGACATCATCAAAAAATCCCAACATCAGAACAAAACACACTTTCTACAATCACCAGAAGACTTTCGCCAATTTCTATCAGAATACAAGAAATAGCATGAACTTATACTTAGCTATGTTGTTCTATAAATGAATCAAACAATCAGACCATGAGCACTTTTGCTGTTGCAATTACTAAAGATGAACTTACCACCCAAGTCAGTACAGATGGCCACATGGGACTAGTAGATGAACCCGTTGAAATTGGAGGATTAAACAAGGGACCCACGCCCTATGACCTATTATGTGGTGCGTTAGCAAGTTGCACGTCAATTACCCTTCGTTTATATGCCAATCGAAAAGAATGGGATGTTACTCGAATTAGAGTTGAGGTAAAGCACGCTAAGGATTATAAAGAGGTTTGTGAAGACTGTGAAAATCAATCTCAAAAAGTAGATGTTTTTGAACGCATCATAAGTCTGGAAGGTAATCTTGATGAAAAACAAAAACAGCGAATGCTGCAAATTGCAAATGCCTGTCCAGTACACAAGACACTAGAAGCAGAGGCTATTGTTGAATCTAAATTGAAGGAATAAAAAAAATCCTACCAGAAGTAGGATTTCATGTTTCTTATATTTAAGAAGGAATTATACTCTGTTGATTTTGATCTGAAAGGTGAAATAAGAATACTCACTGTTTACCTTGTCGAATTTATAATTCAAACGTTCTCCAGTTTTTCTGGCTAATTGAATTAATCCCAATCCAGCCGTACCTTTTTCAGAAAACTCCCCATTACTAAGTGTTTCCTTATAGAGTGCTCTAAGGCCGTTTTTATCCGTATTGTTCACTTCTTCAATCTTATCCTTCAAATCATAAGTATGTTTGGTTGGAATAAAATTGCCAGTGATGATATTGTAATATTTTTCCTTCGCAATTACTGTGATCAACCCTGATTTGGCATCATGTTCGGAGATTTCCTTGAAATGGCCTTTCACTTCATCCATATGGTGATAAAGATTATGCACACATTCAACCGCCGCACTATAAAAAAGCTTTTGTACTTTTTTATCGGACTCGGTCATGTTCACCTTTCTATCTAGCGTTTCAATTACTGAGGTAACCAGGTCAAACGTAATAGCCCCCTTGTACATGAGCAACACGTTCTCATTATATATCTTATTATACAAATCGAAGCTGTTAGCACTAGGATTATCTGTCACAGATTCGCTTTTTTTCTTTACGTCTTCAGTCATATTCTTTTGAGTAATTTTTTCATCCTTCCATTCATCGAAGGCGCCTAGCATTTCATTTGATTCTTTATCCATATAGCTGAAAACTAATACTACGGCATTGTATATACTCGGCTTTAAATCTACAAAAATAATATGTTAAACTCCAATTATTTGGATTTTGCAAAGAATAGCCTCTGATTTTTATGATTCTCATTAGGAGTTTAATAAAAGTCAAGCAAAGATTTTTGCTCTGAGGAGATTAGCTATCTTTGACTCGTGAGGGTAATTAGAAGCATTTTCTTTACAATTTTATACTTTTCCTGCCTTTTGGACACGGTAGGGTCTGGAATAAGTTGGTCAGAGATTCAAAAGAAAAAAGAAGGATCAATAACTATATACTATCGTAGTACAGAACCCTTTCTAATCGAAGAATCAGACGGCTCATTACGAGGTCTTGAATACGAAATGATGGTTGGATTCAAGTACTTTTTATGGAATAAATACGGCATACGCATCGATTTGGACTGGCAATCTAAAGAAAGCTTCAAATATGTTTTTGGACTGATCAAAGACAATCCCAAAGAAGGCGAGTTTGGATTAGATATTATCTCCAGAACAACAGTTCGTGAACAGTCGGTTGGCTTTTCGGACCCATATTTTCCAGACATCCAGGTGCTGGTCTCAGATAAATCCATTCCTACGGTCAGTTCTTTAGCTGAGTTTCAAGAACAATTTGGTGAATATACAGCAGTCTCCGTATCGGAAACCACCTATGATCAATACCTTAAGAACATTAGGAAAGAACATGCGATTGATTTTAATATTATATACAAAGAATCGAGTAATGACATTCTAACTGGAATATTGGAACAGTCAGGGAGGTTTGGCTATATGGACCTACCAAATTACCTTATAGCGCTCAACCAAAATTTAGCTATCAAACGACAACCTATCCTACCGGTTAAAGGCATTGGCTTCAGCATTATTTTCAAAAAAGGTAGTGATTGGGAAACACCCATCAATGAATATCTGGGAAGTGCTGAATACGAAATATTGAGAAATAAGGGTATTCAAAAATATTTAGGAAGTGATGTATATGATCTGATTGAGAGTATTTCGCAAGGTGAGGATGAAGAAATGGTCTTGCTTCTCAAGGAAAAAGAGCTTGTCGACCGAGAACTTTTGGAACGGTCGAAACAGGTTCAACAGCAGGAATACATTACTAATATGCTAATCGCCTGCGTTGTTATTGTATTCTTAATTGCCTTCGCCTTGTACAATAGAAGCAAAATAAAATCTAAGGCCAACAAAATATTGACTGCCCATCGGGAGATGATTGAAAATCAAAATGAATTGTTGAGCAAGCGAAACAATGAACTCCTGGAATTGGATGAAGAAAAAAACAACTTTATTAATATTCTTTCACACGACCTGAGGGCTCCAATCAATAATATTACTGCACTAGCAGGCTTATTGGCGATGGATGACAATTTATCAGAAAGTCAAGTAGGGTCCATCAAGCACATTGCTGCCGAATCGAGGAGGCTTAACAAAATGGTGACTAGAATTCTGGATGTAGAGCGAATAGAATCAAAATCCACAGAAGATTTTCGCATTATTAATTTGACCAATGTCATTGATAAAGTAATAGCCAATTATGAAAAACAAGCCCTCGACAAAAAAATTACTTTGGCCTTTGATTCTGAAGGAGAGCACAACGTGATGGGACTGGAGCAATATCTATTTCATGTATTTGAAAACCTCCTATCCAATGCTATCAAGTTCTCTCCTCTTGGAGAAGCTATTTGGATTAGAGTAATAAAAAAGGGAGATCACCACTTGATCAATTTTACAGACGGAGGGCCTGGAATGACAGAAGAAGATCAACAATTGATGTTCAAAAAATTCCAACGATTAAGTGCTAAACCTACAGCAGGAGAACGATCGACTGGCCTTGGACTTTCTATTGTGGCCAAATACACCGAACTATTAGGAGGTAAATTGACCTGGGAATCAGCACCTAATGAGGGGACTACATTCACTGTTTCATTGAAGGCAGTATAAAAA
The sequence above is drawn from the Reichenbachiella sp. genome and encodes:
- a CDS encoding fasciclin domain-containing protein, yielding MKNTFLLSFLLLFSVSLVMVSCDDDDNNMDGDDSSNDIVAVLQANDFNILAAAATQAGLIETLQGDGPFTVFAPTDAAFAQLLIDLGVDGLGDISNLDLVEVLTYHVVAAEVYSADVADGDVTTVNGADITLATSDGITVNGVSVVSPFDLAASNGVVHAIDEVLVPEGFELSPTKDIVATAVASGYSSLAAALTRADLISALQADGPFTVFAPTDAAFATLLTTIGQESIDDVPVDVLVEILKYHVVSGEVPSSAVTAGNVATLQGDEITLATEGGITVNGAKVVSPFDVETTNGIIHTIDAVLVPEDVLAFVGTVLEPAYFNKNFTTLITAAVKADLVTTILDAEALTIFAPTNEAFTASGIDLDAATSAAVADILKYHVVGSKVLSSGIPANAETLQGDDIYFSLVDAGNFINGSAEITTVDVESGTGVVHIIDEVLEPAAGTIVDVTSALADDGSFTSLLAALTRTAGEGSPQDLVAVLNGAGPYTVFAPTDAAFTELLDSNESWTTLNDIPIATLVDVLKYHVVSGRVYDVDLAGALTANKVASVEGTDLTFDLTELTINTSANITGTNVHATNGVIHVIDEVLLIP
- a CDS encoding Lacal_2735 family protein, which codes for MFRSYFQRSAKRKLEKKYAKLLNEAHRLSTINRALSDQKMAEADHVLQQLNT
- a CDS encoding MerR family transcriptional regulator; its protein translation is MITYTVAQVESLTGISAHSLRVWERRYNFIKPHRTETNIRYYSDKQLKKLINVGILLKHNYKISKVAAMDDNKIHDLISSILLGQQENYQDDIKSLTVSMIDLDEAGFNKLFNTHINKNGLVNTFIQLIYPFLQHVGVLWGINKTMPAQEHFISNLIRQKLISATENLPLARSEAPSLLLYLFEGEDHEIGLLLANYIAKELGWKTYYLGSNVPYENIEIISKQTSPDLLFTMFVSPRKSKFAQAMDDFLKNINTKMLYSGHGDIIKKSQHQNKTHFLQSPEDFRQFLSEYKK
- a CDS encoding ATP-binding protein, whose protein sequence is MDTVGSGISWSEIQKKKEGSITIYYRSTEPFLIEESDGSLRGLEYEMMVGFKYFLWNKYGIRIDLDWQSKESFKYVFGLIKDNPKEGEFGLDIISRTTVREQSVGFSDPYFPDIQVLVSDKSIPTVSSLAEFQEQFGEYTAVSVSETTYDQYLKNIRKEHAIDFNIIYKESSNDILTGILEQSGRFGYMDLPNYLIALNQNLAIKRQPILPVKGIGFSIIFKKGSDWETPINEYLGSAEYEILRNKGIQKYLGSDVYDLIESISQGEDEEMVLLLKEKELVDRELLERSKQVQQQEYITNMLIACVVIVFLIAFALYNRSKIKSKANKILTAHREMIENQNELLSKRNNELLELDEEKNNFINILSHDLRAPINNITALAGLLAMDDNLSESQVGSIKHIAAESRRLNKMVTRILDVERIESKSTEDFRIINLTNVIDKVIANYEKQALDKKITLAFDSEGEHNVMGLEQYLFHVFENLLSNAIKFSPLGEAIWIRVIKKGDHHLINFTDGGPGMTEEDQQLMFKKFQRLSAKPTAGERSTGLGLSIVAKYTELLGGKLTWESAPNEGTTFTVSLKAV
- a CDS encoding OsmC family protein; amino-acid sequence: MSTFAVAITKDELTTQVSTDGHMGLVDEPVEIGGLNKGPTPYDLLCGALASCTSITLRLYANRKEWDVTRIRVEVKHAKDYKEVCEDCENQSQKVDVFERIISLEGNLDEKQKQRMLQIANACPVHKTLEAEAIVESKLKE
- a CDS encoding SiaB family protein kinase: MDKESNEMLGAFDEWKDEKITQKNMTEDVKKKSESVTDNPSANSFDLYNKIYNENVLLMYKGAITFDLVTSVIETLDRKVNMTESDKKVQKLFYSAAVECVHNLYHHMDEVKGHFKEISEHDAKSGLITVIAKEKYYNIITGNFIPTKHTYDLKDKIEEVNNTDKNGLRALYKETLSNGEFSEKGTAGLGLIQLARKTGERLNYKFDKVNSEYSYFTFQIKINRV